A section of the Solitalea canadensis DSM 3403 genome encodes:
- a CDS encoding KUP/HAK/KT family potassium transporter codes for MSSHKLNRVSAAGLLISLGIIYGDIGTSPLYVFKAIIDGRAINEVLVLGGISCVFWTLTLQTTLKYVIVTLQADNKGEGGIFSLFSLVRRKAKWLVVPAMIGGCALLADGIITPPITVTSAIEGLRLVPSLQHVPVVPVVLIIITLLFFIQQFGTNIVGKSFGPIMFLWFSMLGVLGVMQLITNPMVLKALNPYWAYKILFENPHGFIILGAVFLCTTGAEALYSDLGHCGKHNIRVSWTFVKTMLVLNYLGQGAWLLKEHMGTVVGENPFYGMMPDAFRLFGIALATAAAIVASQALISGSFTLISEAVRMNLWPKVRINYPTESKGQLYVPSVNWLLWAGCCFVVYHFGESSKMEAAYGLSITIAMLMTTVLMCVFLLTRKVALPIVIVFVGMYIVVEGAFLLGNLSKFMHGGYFTVILGSLIFSVMWTWFKARKIKNRYVKFVEIEDYFEILEDLSKDSTVSKYSSQLVYLTSANFDSEIESKIIYSILQKQPKRADVYWLVHVDVLDEPYKKEYRVVEMVPGVLYRVDFRLGFRESQRINILFRKVVEEMVKNKEVSITSQYQSLRKHNLVGDFRFVVLEKILSDPRALSFIERMTMYYYFVLKKLSLSEEKGFGLDLSSVAVEKVPLVLTTTDNVEIKRVDFEGGNGVDALYNPKAAKHSEV; via the coding sequence TTGAGCAGTCATAAACTTAACCGCGTAAGTGCCGCTGGTTTATTAATCAGTTTAGGTATAATTTATGGCGATATTGGAACATCGCCTCTCTATGTTTTTAAAGCCATTATTGATGGTAGGGCAATTAATGAAGTTTTAGTGTTAGGAGGAATCTCCTGTGTTTTCTGGACATTAACGTTGCAAACCACGCTTAAGTATGTAATTGTTACGTTACAGGCCGATAACAAAGGTGAGGGAGGTATTTTTTCACTCTTTTCATTAGTAAGGCGCAAGGCAAAATGGCTGGTTGTTCCTGCCATGATTGGTGGTTGTGCCCTTTTGGCAGACGGGATTATTACTCCACCCATTACGGTAACCTCAGCAATTGAGGGATTGCGTTTGGTTCCCAGCTTGCAACATGTACCAGTGGTGCCGGTTGTACTGATCATTATCACTTTGTTGTTTTTTATTCAGCAATTCGGGACTAATATCGTTGGTAAATCATTCGGACCCATCATGTTCCTTTGGTTTTCGATGTTGGGGGTACTGGGTGTAATGCAATTGATCACCAATCCAATGGTTTTAAAAGCCTTGAATCCATATTGGGCTTATAAGATCCTATTCGAAAATCCTCATGGGTTCATCATTCTCGGAGCTGTATTTTTGTGTACAACGGGTGCTGAAGCTTTGTATTCAGATTTGGGGCACTGTGGTAAACACAATATCCGCGTTAGCTGGACTTTCGTAAAAACCATGCTTGTGCTTAATTATTTAGGACAGGGGGCCTGGTTGTTAAAAGAGCATATGGGTACAGTTGTAGGCGAAAATCCATTTTACGGAATGATGCCTGATGCTTTTAGGTTATTTGGAATTGCGTTAGCCACTGCTGCTGCAATAGTAGCCAGTCAGGCTTTGATAAGTGGTTCCTTTACCCTGATTAGTGAGGCTGTGCGCATGAACCTATGGCCTAAAGTAAGAATTAACTATCCTACTGAATCAAAAGGACAATTATATGTGCCCAGTGTTAACTGGTTACTTTGGGCGGGCTGTTGTTTTGTTGTCTATCATTTTGGTGAATCCAGCAAGATGGAGGCGGCTTACGGCCTTTCAATTACCATTGCCATGTTAATGACCACCGTTTTAATGTGTGTGTTCTTGTTAACTCGCAAGGTTGCATTACCAATTGTAATTGTCTTTGTAGGGATGTATATAGTTGTAGAAGGTGCGTTTTTGTTAGGTAACCTTTCGAAATTTATGCACGGAGGTTATTTTACAGTGATTTTAGGAAGTTTGATCTTCTCCGTTATGTGGACTTGGTTTAAGGCTCGCAAGATCAAAAACCGTTATGTTAAATTTGTTGAGATTGAAGATTATTTTGAAATCCTTGAGGACCTTAGTAAAGACTCAACAGTTTCTAAATATTCATCACAACTGGTTTACCTTACCAGTGCAAACTTTGATTCGGAGATTGAATCGAAAATTATTTATTCTATACTTCAGAAACAACCCAAAAGGGCAGATGTCTATTGGTTAGTTCATGTGGACGTGCTTGATGAACCTTACAAAAAAGAATATCGTGTAGTTGAAATGGTTCCCGGAGTACTGTACCGTGTCGATTTCCGCTTAGGTTTCCGTGAAAGTCAGCGCATTAATATCTTATTCAGAAAGGTTGTAGAAGAAATGGTGAAGAATAAGGAAGTAAGCATTACAAGTCAATATCAGTCGTTACGCAAACATAATCTGGTAGGCGACTTCCGATTTGTAGTTCTTGAGAAAATTTTGTCTGATCCACGTGCACTATCATTCATTGAGCGTATGACCATGTACTATTACTTCGTTCTTAAAAAGCTTAGCTTATCTGAAGAAAAAGGGTTTGGCCTCGATCTGAGTTCGGTAGCTGTTGAAAAAGTTCCACTAGTATTAACAACCACTGATAATGTGGAGATTAAACGGGTTGATTTTGAAGGAGGAAATGGAGTAGATGCGCTTTATAACCCAAAGGCGGCAAAACATTCTGAGGTTTAA
- the trhA gene encoding PAQR family membrane homeostasis protein TrhA, whose translation MNIFTYPSYEEKHERLNTLTHLIGTAAFLIGGIYLVWQCYSSKQNLLLPIGIYTASLITMFLVSSIYHATRQPDRKHFWQIVDHCCIFLLIGGTYVPIIMHYIKNETGSMFLTAMWTIIVSGILLKIFFTGKYTFLSTALYLALGWMGMLIIQPIMNAVPLTIVSLLGIGGMLYTIGVYFYRNDSIAYNHTIWHLFVLGGASFHFGAILQLVS comes from the coding sequence ATGAATATCTTTACTTATCCCTCGTATGAAGAGAAACATGAGCGCTTAAATACGCTCACTCACCTCATTGGGACAGCCGCTTTTTTGATTGGAGGCATCTACTTAGTATGGCAATGCTATTCGAGTAAACAAAACCTTTTACTTCCAATCGGAATTTATACGGCATCGCTTATAACTATGTTCCTGGTTTCAAGTATTTATCATGCAACACGACAGCCGGACAGAAAACATTTCTGGCAAATTGTAGATCATTGTTGCATATTCCTGCTTATCGGCGGGACTTATGTGCCCATCATCATGCATTACATTAAGAATGAAACCGGAAGCATGTTCTTAACGGCAATGTGGACCATCATTGTAAGCGGTATTTTATTAAAGATCTTCTTTACCGGCAAGTATACTTTTTTATCCACTGCTCTTTATCTGGCCTTAGGATGGATGGGTATGCTAATCATACAGCCGATCATGAATGCTGTACCCTTAACTATCGTTTCTTTGTTGGGCATCGGAGGAATGCTATATACAATTGGCGTTTATTTCTATCGAAATGACAGCATTGCTTACAACCACACTATTTGGCATTTATTTGTTTTAGGAGGTGCCTCATTTCACTTTGGAGCCATTCTACAATTGGTGAGCTAA
- a CDS encoding T9SS type A sorting domain-containing protein, whose product MKYIYKKHTLLLLMALSASIAAIAHNLEGVGPGNSGPGFTDTLSSFSKSVLSEKKGNYVLKNSAPKPYSVSKLLYNAKNMLPVASTTTPGRSIMFANAQEEERNISDVKVYPNPVNDAFTVSYNLKRDNMVTIKLMDLLGNEISTLVSQQRTSAGTQEITFNVSNTLQKGFYFVRLTVGNESVSKRISVL is encoded by the coding sequence ATGAAATATATTTACAAAAAACATACATTATTACTTTTAATGGCTCTTAGTGCGTCAATAGCTGCTATTGCGCATAACTTAGAGGGGGTAGGTCCAGGCAATTCAGGCCCTGGATTTACAGATACATTAAGTTCATTCAGCAAGTCAGTCCTTTCTGAAAAGAAAGGAAATTATGTTTTGAAGAACTCTGCCCCTAAGCCATATTCAGTATCCAAGCTTCTTTATAACGCTAAAAATATGCTTCCTGTTGCCAGTACAACAACACCTGGCCGGTCAATTATGTTTGCAAATGCGCAAGAAGAAGAAAGAAACATCAGTGATGTAAAAGTTTACCCAAATCCTGTTAACGACGCCTTTACAGTTAGCTATAACCTGAAAAGAGATAACATGGTAACCATTAAATTAATGGATTTGCTGGGCAACGAAATATCCACTTTGGTTTCTCAACAACGTACTTCTGCCGGAACACAGGAAATCACCTTTAATGTGAGCAATACCCTTCAAAAAGGTTTCTACTTTGTAAGGTTGACTGTTGGCAATGAATCTGTTTCAAAAAGAATATCAGTACTCTAA
- the bcp gene encoding thioredoxin-dependent thiol peroxidase, which yields MGKLSINDKAPEFSGVDQNGNPVSLANYKGKKVVLYFYPKDDTPGCTAEACDFRDNYAGLKSNGFEVIGVSVDSEKSHTKFVNKYNLPFTLIADPDKKMVEDYGVWVEKSMYGRTYMGTARTTFIINEEGVITHIIEKVDTKNSTQQVLDLVG from the coding sequence ATGGGAAAATTAAGCATAAACGATAAAGCGCCTGAGTTTTCAGGAGTTGATCAAAACGGAAATCCGGTTTCTTTGGCTAACTACAAGGGCAAAAAAGTAGTGTTGTATTTTTATCCGAAGGATGATACTCCCGGCTGTACTGCCGAAGCTTGTGATTTCAGAGATAACTATGCAGGCTTGAAGAGTAATGGCTTTGAAGTTATTGGCGTTAGTGTTGACTCTGAAAAATCACACACTAAGTTTGTAAATAAGTATAATCTTCCATTTACTTTAATTGCTGATCCTGATAAAAAAATGGTGGAGGATTATGGAGTTTGGGTGGAGAAAAGCATGTATGGGAGAACTTATATGGGAACAGCCCGCACAACATTTATTATCAATGAAGAAGGTGTAATTACTCACATTATCGAAAAGGTAGACACTAAGAATTCAACACAACAAGTATTGGATTTAGTTGGGTAG
- a CDS encoding RNA polymerase sigma factor produces MKEDFSDKDLLTRFRDESTRNLAFSQLIEKYQKRIYWHIRRIVIDHDDADDVIQEVFIKVWKNLDNFREDAQLYTWLYRIATNESITFLNRQKMRASESFEDHAGYLVDKLTDSMYVDGNHIQMKLQRAILTLPEKQRIVFNMKYFDEMKYEDMSEVLDTSVGALKASYHHAVKKIEEYFKQNE; encoded by the coding sequence ATGAAAGAAGATTTTAGTGATAAAGACTTATTAACAAGATTTCGCGATGAATCAACCAGAAATCTTGCTTTTAGTCAACTTATAGAAAAATATCAAAAACGCATTTACTGGCATATACGTCGTATAGTTATCGATCATGATGATGCTGACGATGTGATACAAGAAGTTTTTATTAAGGTTTGGAAAAACCTTGATAATTTCAGGGAAGACGCACAACTCTACACATGGCTCTATCGGATTGCCACTAATGAATCCATTACTTTTTTAAATCGTCAAAAAATGCGTGCTTCAGAGAGTTTCGAGGATCACGCAGGATATTTAGTTGACAAGTTAACGGACAGCATGTATGTTGATGGTAATCACATCCAAATGAAACTCCAACGTGCCATATTAACATTGCCTGAAAAGCAGCGGATTGTTTTTAACATGAAATATTTTGACGAAATGAAATATGAAGATATGTCTGAAGTTTTGGATACAAGCGTAGGAGCATTAAAAGCATCTTATCATCATGCAGTCAAAAAAATTGAAGAATATTTCAAACAAAACGAGTAA
- a CDS encoding M23 family metallopeptidase, with the protein MKLLKSVVAVTLGTAVCLGFMFSKADKNDSTFKQSSGERTYPQGYFRLPMDIPIAISGTFGELRPNHFHTGLDFKTQQREGFPIYAIADGFVSRIRVQVWGFGNAAYLDHPNGYTSVYAHMQRFAPRLEKVLRTAQYGRQSFEVDFNLLYAEIPVKKGELIGYSGNTGGSGGPHLHFEIRDTKTEEPINPLLFGLPVRDSKTPLIKGLYVYPMNDSSTVNGSNIRTGFPIAARGAGNYAVSQATTINANGQVGFGIITSDMQDGAGNLNGIYSIELKRNEQTVYKAVFDHLDFNLQRSINSYIDFNSFLLNRNFIQKSFVDPGNSLPIFKISPNRGIQNFEGSETSKMEYIVKDVAGNTSSLTFNVNSTSTKKIFTKSVKAGSIPFYWNKQDQFISNNIIATFPEGCFFNNFNFEYQLGGKIYGAYSNLHTLHNKYVPINKPFILQIKPDPELTIPHKAVIVNDSKAYQGGEYENGYVKASIKTFGTYYVTVDTVPPRITPINIINGKNMSGSSTITFRVADYLSGVKDWKGMIDGQWVLFELDGKTNILKHTFTESTAAGKHTLQLVVTDVKNNSSLYEAEFYK; encoded by the coding sequence ATGAAATTATTGAAAAGCGTTGTTGCAGTAACGTTGGGTACTGCTGTTTGCTTGGGCTTTATGTTTTCAAAAGCTGATAAAAACGACTCTACATTTAAGCAATCCAGCGGCGAAAGAACTTATCCGCAAGGATATTTCCGTTTGCCTATGGATATTCCAATAGCAATTTCCGGAACATTCGGTGAACTTAGGCCTAACCACTTTCACACAGGTTTAGATTTCAAAACGCAGCAACGTGAAGGTTTTCCTATTTATGCAATAGCCGACGGATTTGTATCGCGGATAAGGGTTCAGGTTTGGGGATTTGGCAATGCCGCATACCTTGACCATCCGAACGGATATACTTCTGTATACGCACATATGCAGCGTTTTGCACCTCGATTAGAAAAAGTATTAAGAACCGCTCAATATGGCCGTCAGTCTTTTGAAGTTGACTTTAATTTATTGTATGCTGAAATTCCTGTAAAAAAAGGTGAATTGATTGGTTATTCAGGGAATACAGGAGGTTCGGGCGGTCCGCATTTACACTTTGAAATCCGTGATACCAAAACTGAAGAACCTATAAATCCATTATTATTTGGTTTACCTGTAAGAGACAGTAAAACTCCATTAATTAAAGGCTTATACGTTTATCCAATGAACGATAGTAGTACTGTTAACGGTAGCAATATCAGAACAGGCTTCCCTATTGCTGCAAGAGGAGCTGGTAATTATGCAGTTAGTCAGGCTACCACAATTAATGCAAATGGACAAGTTGGTTTCGGAATCATCACTAGTGATATGCAGGACGGAGCAGGAAACCTGAATGGTATTTATTCCATCGAATTAAAACGCAATGAACAAACAGTTTATAAAGCAGTGTTTGATCACCTTGATTTTAACTTACAGCGTTCCATCAATTCATATATTGATTTTAATTCATTTTTACTGAATAGAAACTTTATTCAGAAATCGTTTGTAGATCCGGGTAACTCTTTGCCCATTTTCAAAATTTCCCCGAACCGTGGCATCCAGAATTTTGAAGGATCAGAAACAAGCAAGATGGAATACATTGTAAAAGATGTTGCCGGCAACACTTCGTCGTTAACATTTAATGTAAATAGTACATCAACTAAAAAGATTTTTACTAAATCAGTTAAAGCTGGTTCTATACCTTTTTATTGGAACAAACAAGATCAGTTTATTTCAAACAATATTATAGCAACATTTCCTGAAGGTTGTTTCTTTAATAATTTCAATTTCGAGTATCAATTGGGAGGAAAAATTTATGGTGCTTATTCAAATCTTCATACGTTGCATAATAAATATGTACCTATAAATAAACCTTTTATATTACAGATCAAACCTGATCCTGAGCTTACTATTCCACATAAAGCAGTAATTGTGAACGATAGTAAAGCCTACCAGGGTGGTGAATATGAAAATGGATATGTAAAAGCAAGCATCAAAACTTTCGGAACCTATTATGTTACGGTCGATACGGTGCCTCCTCGAATAACACCTATTAATATTATTAACGGAAAAAACATGAGTGGATCATCCACCATCACATTTAGAGTGGCGGATTATTTATCGGGTGTGAAAGACTGGAAAGGCATGATTGATGGTCAATGGGTATTGTTTGAATTAGACGGAAAAACCAATATTTTAAAACATACATTTACTGAAAGTACAGCAGCAGGCAAACATACCTTGCAATTAGTTGTTACTGACGTTAAAAATAACTCCTCACTGTATGAGGCCGAATTTTATAAATAA
- a CDS encoding HD domain-containing protein: protein MHALTKDLNITDRLSQQLHFILETDKLKQVIRRNFIADASRRENTAEHSWQIILITLTFSEYAKEKNMDLLRVIKMLTVHDLVEIYAGDVFLFDEQANVGKYDNETLSAERIFGILPADQKEEFISLWTEFEHRSTQEAIFANTIDRITPFLLNSVNGGQSWTEAGVRVEQALNRLNIIEQGSDDLWDLFLQLIEVAKNKSLLV, encoded by the coding sequence ATGCATGCTCTTACTAAAGATCTGAATATTACAGATCGTCTTTCACAACAATTACATTTTATACTCGAAACGGATAAACTTAAGCAAGTTATTCGTAGAAATTTTATTGCAGATGCAAGTCGTCGGGAAAATACGGCTGAACATTCATGGCAAATAATTCTCATCACACTAACATTTTCAGAATACGCAAAGGAGAAAAATATGGATCTGTTGCGTGTTATTAAAATGCTTACTGTGCATGATTTGGTTGAAATTTACGCTGGGGATGTCTTCCTTTTTGATGAACAGGCCAATGTGGGTAAATACGATAACGAAACCTTATCAGCCGAAAGAATATTTGGAATTTTACCGGCTGACCAAAAGGAGGAATTTATCTCATTATGGACTGAATTTGAACACCGGTCGACCCAGGAAGCCATATTTGCCAACACGATTGACCGAATTACTCCTTTTCTGCTAAACTCTGTAAATGGTGGCCAAAGCTGGACCGAAGCGGGTGTTAGAGTTGAACAAGCCTTGAATCGACTTAATATCATTGAACAAGGTTCTGATGATCTTTGGGACCTTTTTTTGCAATTAATTGAGGTTGCAAAAAATAAGTCATTATTGGTATAA
- a CDS encoding transketolase gives MPTTEELKKIASQVRRDIVRMVHAVNSGHPGGSLGCTDYLVALYFEVMNHNPEFNMDAIGEDVFFLSNGHISPVFYSVLARSGYFPISELATFRKLNSRLQGHPTTHEHLPGVRMASGSLGQGLSVALGAAQTKKLNNDKSIVFSLHGDGELQEGQIWEAAMYAAHNKVDNLIATVDVNGQQIDGSTDQVLSLGNLRAKWEAFGWEVIDMSGNDMDEVVKTLNYAKTQTGKGKPVVILMKTEMGAGVDFMMGSHKWHGVAPNDEQLAQALAQLEETTGYNYLGDY, from the coding sequence ATGCCAACTACAGAAGAGTTAAAAAAGATTGCTTCGCAAGTACGTCGCGACATTGTTAGGATGGTTCACGCAGTAAATTCCGGTCACCCGGGAGGTTCGCTGGGCTGTACTGATTATTTGGTAGCCTTATACTTCGAGGTGATGAATCATAACCCTGAGTTTAACATGGATGCCATCGGAGAGGATGTTTTCTTCCTTTCAAACGGACATATCTCACCAGTGTTCTACAGTGTATTAGCCCGTTCGGGTTATTTCCCTATTTCAGAATTAGCTACTTTCCGTAAGCTAAACTCACGTTTACAGGGACACCCTACTACGCATGAACACCTGCCAGGAGTTCGTATGGCGTCTGGTTCATTAGGTCAGGGACTGTCTGTTGCTCTTGGAGCTGCGCAAACTAAAAAACTAAACAATGACAAGAGCATTGTTTTTAGCTTGCACGGTGATGGAGAATTACAAGAAGGACAAATTTGGGAAGCTGCAATGTATGCAGCTCACAATAAAGTAGATAATCTTATTGCTACAGTTGACGTAAACGGTCAGCAAATTGATGGTTCTACAGATCAGGTACTTTCATTAGGAAATCTTCGCGCTAAATGGGAAGCTTTCGGATGGGAAGTAATCGATATGTCGGGCAATGACATGGACGAAGTTGTAAAAACACTTAACTACGCTAAAACTCAAACTGGTAAAGGCAAACCGGTTGTTATTTTAATGAAAACCGAAATGGGTGCAGGTGTTGATTTCATGATGGGATCACACAAATGGCATGGAGTAGCTCCTAACGACGAGCAGTTAGCACAAGCTTTGGCCCAACTAGAGGAAACTACCGGTTATAATTATTTAGGCGATTATTAA
- a CDS encoding fumarylacetoacetate hydrolase family protein, which translates to MKIIAIGRNYVAHAKELNNPVPASPVIFMKPDTAVLKHNNPFYHPDFSTDIHHEIEIVLKIAKEGKHIDPRFAGNYFEEIGLGIDFTARDLQQNLKEKGLPWELAKGFDNSAPVSEFIPKSEFSNLKNINFNLLINDNEVQKGNTGNMIFPFEHLISFVSKYITLKKGDLIFTGTPEGVGKVNIGDRLTGYLEGKKLLDFEIK; encoded by the coding sequence ATGAAGATAATTGCTATTGGAAGAAATTACGTTGCACACGCAAAAGAATTAAACAATCCAGTACCAGCATCTCCGGTAATATTCATGAAGCCGGATACCGCAGTACTTAAACACAATAATCCTTTCTATCATCCCGATTTTTCAACCGATATACATCATGAGATTGAAATTGTATTAAAGATTGCAAAAGAAGGAAAACATATAGACCCAAGATTTGCTGGCAATTACTTTGAAGAAATAGGCTTGGGGATTGATTTTACTGCTCGCGACCTTCAACAAAATCTTAAAGAAAAAGGGTTGCCATGGGAATTGGCAAAAGGCTTCGACAATTCGGCACCGGTAAGCGAGTTTATTCCGAAATCTGAATTTTCGAATCTAAAAAACATCAATTTTAACTTATTGATCAACGATAACGAAGTGCAGAAGGGCAATACTGGAAATATGATATTCCCTTTTGAACACTTGATCAGTTTCGTATCAAAATATATTACCCTAAAAAAAGGCGATCTTATATTTACCGGTACTCCCGAAGGTGTTGGCAAAGTAAATATTGGAGACCGCTTAACAGGGTATCTGGAAGGCAAGAAACTGCTTGATTTCGAAATCAAATAA
- a CDS encoding aldehyde dehydrogenase, giving the protein MIAEIELSTLSKIINNQRSYFNSGATLSYEFRIQQLKKLKQVIRNHEQDIFDALKTDLNKHEFESYSTEVGLVYEELNIAISHLKKWMKPERKSTPMVLFPSSSYLYKDPLGCVLIIAPWNYPFQLLINPLVGAIAGGNCAVLKPSELAPATAVIIEKIISETFSPEYVATIQGEGHVVIPEMMNNHRFDLVFFTGSIPVGRSIAEMAAKKLTPVILELGGKSPCVVDKDVDLNHAAKRIVWGKFTNAGQTCVAPDYLLIHNSQKEKLIELIKETIVSFFGEQAIKADYGRIITTKRFKTLAGYLADGEIIYGGHTNEEELFIEPTLMTNVSLDAPLMHDEIFGPILPIFGFDTHEEAMNIIARNPNPLSFYLFSKNSSTADFYTKHLAFGGGCINNTLVHLGNSNIPFGGVGNSGMGHYHGKFSFEAFSRIKSVVKTGTWFDSGVYYAPFKEKIKIARMFLRF; this is encoded by the coding sequence ATGATAGCAGAAATCGAGCTTTCAACCTTATCAAAAATTATCAATAACCAACGCTCTTATTTCAATTCGGGTGCAACCTTAAGTTATGAATTCAGAATTCAACAACTCAAAAAATTAAAGCAGGTTATTCGTAATCATGAGCAGGACATTTTCGATGCATTAAAAACAGATTTAAATAAACATGAATTTGAATCGTATAGCACCGAAGTAGGGCTTGTTTATGAAGAGTTGAATATTGCGATCAGCCATCTAAAAAAATGGATGAAGCCTGAACGAAAAAGCACTCCGATGGTATTGTTTCCCTCGAGCAGTTATCTGTATAAAGATCCGTTAGGTTGCGTATTAATCATCGCTCCATGGAATTATCCATTTCAATTATTGATCAATCCACTTGTTGGTGCAATTGCGGGTGGCAACTGCGCTGTATTAAAGCCATCAGAGCTTGCTCCGGCAACTGCAGTAATTATTGAAAAAATCATTTCAGAAACGTTTTCACCAGAATATGTAGCAACCATTCAAGGTGAAGGTCATGTAGTTATTCCTGAAATGATGAATAACCATCGTTTTGATTTAGTATTCTTTACAGGAAGTATCCCTGTTGGCCGTTCCATTGCAGAAATGGCTGCTAAGAAATTAACACCCGTTATACTTGAATTGGGTGGTAAAAGTCCGTGTGTAGTGGATAAAGATGTGGACTTAAATCATGCGGCTAAGCGAATTGTATGGGGTAAATTTACCAATGCCGGACAAACATGCGTGGCACCTGACTACCTTCTTATTCATAATTCTCAAAAAGAAAAACTCATTGAATTAATAAAGGAAACCATCGTTAGTTTCTTTGGTGAACAAGCAATAAAAGCTGATTACGGAAGAATTATAACTACAAAACGTTTTAAAACATTAGCTGGTTATTTAGCGGATGGAGAGATAATTTATGGTGGACATACAAATGAAGAGGAGCTTTTTATAGAACCTACTTTAATGACCAATGTTTCACTGGACGCTCCATTAATGCATGACGAGATTTTCGGCCCAATCCTTCCAATCTTTGGCTTCGACACACATGAAGAAGCGATGAATATTATTGCACGTAATCCTAATCCATTATCGTTTTATTTATTTTCAAAAAATAGCAGTACAGCTGATTTTTACACCAAGCATCTTGCTTTTGGCGGTGGTTGTATTAACAATACATTAGTTCATTTAGGCAACAGCAATATCCCGTTCGGCGGTGTTGGCAATAGTGGCATGGGTCATTACCACGGAAAATTCAGCTTTGAAGCTTTCAGCAGAATTAAATCGGTAGTAAAAACAGGCACCTGGTTCGACAGTGGAGTATATTATGCACCATTTAAGGAAAAAATTAAAATAGCAAGGATGTTTTTGAGGTTCTGA
- a CDS encoding transketolase family protein, whose protein sequence is MKKYTFTEKKDTRSGFGAGLAELGKTNPNVVALCADLIGSLKMDAFKKDFPERFFQVGIAEANMIGLAAGMTIGGKIPFTGTFANFSTGRVYDQIRQSVAYSDKNVKICASHAGLTLGEDGATHQILEDIGMMKMLPGMTVINPCDFNQTKAATIAIAEHVGPVYLRFGRPTVPNFTPADQKFEIGKGIVLNEGTDVTIFATGHLVWPAIEAGEMLAEMGISAEIINIHTIKPLDAELVLASAAKTGCVVSCEEHNRIGGLGDSIAQVLSQKLPTPMEYVAVNDSFGESGTPDQLMAKYGLDKDHIVKAVKAVMARK, encoded by the coding sequence ATGAAAAAATATACTTTCACAGAGAAAAAAGATACCCGTTCGGGATTTGGTGCCGGTTTAGCTGAATTAGGCAAAACCAATCCTAACGTAGTTGCTTTGTGTGCCGACTTGATCGGTTCATTAAAAATGGATGCGTTTAAGAAAGATTTTCCTGAGCGTTTCTTCCAGGTGGGTATTGCAGAAGCTAATATGATTGGCTTAGCAGCAGGTATGACCATCGGTGGCAAAATTCCTTTTACCGGAACTTTTGCAAACTTCTCAACAGGTCGTGTCTATGACCAGATTCGTCAATCGGTTGCATACTCCGACAAAAACGTTAAAATATGTGCTTCTCACGCAGGTTTAACCTTAGGAGAAGATGGTGCTACCCACCAGATCTTAGAAGATATCGGAATGATGAAAATGTTACCAGGAATGACCGTTATCAATCCTTGTGACTTTAATCAAACCAAAGCTGCCACCATTGCCATTGCAGAGCATGTTGGACCAGTTTACCTGCGCTTCGGTCGCCCAACAGTTCCTAACTTCACTCCAGCTGATCAGAAGTTTGAAATCGGTAAAGGTATTGTGTTAAATGAAGGAACGGATGTAACCATCTTCGCTACCGGTCACTTAGTATGGCCAGCTATTGAAGCAGGTGAAATGTTGGCAGAAATGGGCATTAGCGCAGAGATCATTAATATCCACACAATTAAACCATTAGATGCTGAACTGGTATTAGCTTCTGCAGCTAAAACAGGTTGCGTTGTAAGCTGTGAAGAGCATAATCGTATTGGAGGCTTAGGAGATAGTATTGCTCAAGTATTATCGCAAAAATTACCTACTCCAATGGAATATGTTGCAGTGAATGACTCATTTGGTGAAAGTGGTACTCCGGATCAGTTAATGGCGAAATATGGTCTTGACAAAGATCATATTGTTAAAGCTGTTAAAGCTGTAATGGCTCGTAAATAA